One segment of Cottoperca gobio chromosome 24, fCotGob3.1, whole genome shotgun sequence DNA contains the following:
- the ptger2b gene encoding prostaglandin E receptor 2b subtype EP2 isoform X1, translated as MANNISSCHDIVDVESGKPITSAVMFSTGVVGNIVALVLLGVRSRRTSPSLYQILVTALLMTDLLGSFSVSPVVLSAYARGKTLVGMSAGREVCSYFGFSMTFLSLSTLAFLCVIALERYLSICHPYFYERHLRKRCGYITIALIYLGSILFCVGPFLSFGKYVQYCPGTWCFLEMSHKDEKDKVYIGFFATSIVLLISSTVACNISVIFHLVMMYRRRKVCRSGVSAHSRYRRSLSMTEEVEHLLPLAIITVVFICCTFPLVLRVYINFTGSPDPDNTATADLDALRFLSFHSTINPWVFMVPSILRIIWRKLRKPKKSTFICGKNLRNT; from the exons ATGGCAAACAATATATCCAGTTGCCATGACATTGTCGACGTGGAGTCCGGAAAGCCTATCACCTCTGCGGTGATGTTCTCCACCGGTGTTGTAGGCAACATCGTGGCGCTGGTCCTGCTGGGGGTCCGGAGCAGGAGGACCAGTCCGTCCCTGTACCAGATCCTGGTGACAGCGCTCCTCATGACCGACCTGCTTGGCTCCTTCTCTGTCAGTCCTGTTGTACTGTCAGCTTATGCTCGGGGGAAGACTCTCGTGGGAATGAGTGCAGGCAGGGAGGTGTGCTCCTACTTTGGCTTCAGCATGACTTTCTTGAGCCTCTCCACGTTGGCCTTCCTGTGCGTAATTGCGCTCGAGCGCTACCTCTCCATTTGTCACCCTTATTTTTATGAGAGGCATCTGAGAAAACGCTGTGGTTACATCACTATTGCTCTCATCTACCTGGGCAGCATCCTTTTCTGCGTCGGTCCTTTTCTGAGTTTTGGTAAATACGTGCAGTACTGCCCGGGGACCTGGTGCTTCCTGGAAATGAGCCACAAGGATGAAAAGGATAAAGTTTACATCGGATTTTTCGCAACTTCCATTGTCCTCTTGATCTCCAGCACGGTGGCATGCAACATATCTGTCATTTTCCACTTGGTGATGATGTACAGGAGGCGCAAAGTGTGCCGGAGCGGAGTGTCTGCGCACTCCCGGTACCGCAGGTCTCTGTCAATGACGGAGGAAGTGGAGCATCTGCTGCCGCTGGCTATCATCACTGTAGTCTTCATCTGCTGCACCTTCCCCTTAGTG CTCAGAGTGTACATAAACTTCACAGGCAGCCCTGATCCGGATAACACAGCTACAGCTGACCTTGATGCTCTCCGTTTTCTGTCATTCCACTCTACCATCAATCCCTGGGTCTTCATGGTCCCCTCCATTCTGAGAATCATCTGGAGGAAGTTGCGCAAACCGAAAAAGTCCACATTCATCTGTGGGAAGAATCTGCGTAATACTTGA
- the ptger2b gene encoding prostaglandin E receptor 2b subtype EP2 isoform X2 yields the protein MANNISSCHDIVDVESGKPITSAVMFSTGVVGNIVALVLLGVRSRRTSPSLYQILVTALLMTDLLGSFSVSPVVLSAYARGKTLVGMSAGREVCSYFGFSMTFLSLSTLAFLCVIALERYLSICHPYFYERHLRKRCGYITIALIYLGSILFCVGPFLSFGKYVQYCPGTWCFLEMSHKDEKDKVYIGFFATSIVLLISSTVACNISVIFHLVMMYRRRKVCRSGVSAHSRYRRSLSMTEEVEHLLPLAIITVVFICCTFPLVNRKETFLTFLIREQTTYQ from the exons ATGGCAAACAATATATCCAGTTGCCATGACATTGTCGACGTGGAGTCCGGAAAGCCTATCACCTCTGCGGTGATGTTCTCCACCGGTGTTGTAGGCAACATCGTGGCGCTGGTCCTGCTGGGGGTCCGGAGCAGGAGGACCAGTCCGTCCCTGTACCAGATCCTGGTGACAGCGCTCCTCATGACCGACCTGCTTGGCTCCTTCTCTGTCAGTCCTGTTGTACTGTCAGCTTATGCTCGGGGGAAGACTCTCGTGGGAATGAGTGCAGGCAGGGAGGTGTGCTCCTACTTTGGCTTCAGCATGACTTTCTTGAGCCTCTCCACGTTGGCCTTCCTGTGCGTAATTGCGCTCGAGCGCTACCTCTCCATTTGTCACCCTTATTTTTATGAGAGGCATCTGAGAAAACGCTGTGGTTACATCACTATTGCTCTCATCTACCTGGGCAGCATCCTTTTCTGCGTCGGTCCTTTTCTGAGTTTTGGTAAATACGTGCAGTACTGCCCGGGGACCTGGTGCTTCCTGGAAATGAGCCACAAGGATGAAAAGGATAAAGTTTACATCGGATTTTTCGCAACTTCCATTGTCCTCTTGATCTCCAGCACGGTGGCATGCAACATATCTGTCATTTTCCACTTGGTGATGATGTACAGGAGGCGCAAAGTGTGCCGGAGCGGAGTGTCTGCGCACTCCCGGTACCGCAGGTCTCTGTCAATGACGGAGGAAGTGGAGCATCTGCTGCCGCTGGCTATCATCACTGTAGTCTTCATCTGCTGCACCTTCCCCTTAGTG AACAGAAAGGAGACATTTTTGACCTTCCTCATCAGAGAACAAACGACATATCAGTGA